A single window of Deltaproteobacteria bacterium DNA harbors:
- a CDS encoding nitroreductase family protein: MKTGKRKKPELTMEERMDLYEAIEKRRTIRVYKAGATEEQLRKIILAGTKAPSALNKQLWEFILVEEPSTIDRLAELKYEQTMRTPLKDPAKRPKLEKAGIAQRESFKNAGIVAVCNKVDWERSLWLCIENITLAAVAEGLGSGIVLYWDEDKKTAEKLLGIPEDWELTAVLKIGVPGEEGYARDKNPFGPRRPEFSWLHKNRFPAQ, encoded by the coding sequence TTGAAAACGGGCAAGCGAAAGAAACCGGAACTTACCATGGAGGAACGCATGGATCTGTACGAGGCCATAGAAAAGAGGCGAACGATCCGGGTGTATAAAGCGGGGGCCACGGAGGAGCAATTGCGTAAGATCATCCTGGCCGGGACAAAGGCTCCTTCGGCACTCAACAAGCAGCTCTGGGAATTCATCCTTGTGGAGGAGCCTTCGACCATCGATCGCCTGGCGGAGCTGAAGTACGAGCAGACGATGAGAACGCCGCTGAAGGATCCCGCCAAACGACCGAAGCTGGAGAAGGCCGGAATAGCCCAGAGGGAGTCCTTTAAGAACGCCGGCATTGTGGCCGTGTGCAACAAGGTCGACTGGGAACGCAGCCTTTGGCTTTGCATTGAAAACATAACACTCGCCGCCGTAGCCGAAGGGCTGGGGTCCGGAATCGTTCTCTATTGGGATGAAGACAAAAAGACCGCTGAAAAGCTTCTGGGTATTCCCGAGGATTGGGAGCTCACCGCCGTGCTGAAAATCGGCGTGCCGGGAGAGGAAGGGTATGCCCGGGACAAGAACCCCTTCGGTCCCAGAAGGCCGGAATTCAGTTGGCTCCACAAAAACCGGTTTCC
- a CDS encoding anion permease produces the protein MKHHSEVAGNPGAGIWASRPGYKPVLLLIAALAFAVLVILPPPQSMLDLVSRVDPSGYKLSQGCQTITDSINKKLRPNVSKQEQAGEEGTHGSGELLTNEDTARMAKVMLAIFVVAVFLWGTEALPIGATDLLVGVFLYLFAILPINDISKAYMTDAVFFIFGILVVAVGVGKTGLDKRIGLILLSRIKNAKAFSFFFLPFLPMAASFLSEHALVALLIPVLMGVYKVTCKINGVEKDRALAVFLLLGICFAANHGGPGSPAAGGRNAIMVGYLMDYGTSISFLSWMKYGMPFVPVTALFIGAYMYIRCKPKLRVPDFNPSEIVKAEVARMPKFGGKEALMAIILVLLVAAWVILGEESGLGGPTLYAVMAMFLCRIITWDDIQEGVALDVVGLYAAASAMGVGLKFTGGALWMAEGFVNLLPDFMSKGDMLAVGVSILTGTMTNFMSDGATVAALGPIVLPMATLAQVHVWKVGLACAFSSSFANFLVVGTPNNAIAFGMGRDPETGERLLSVMDFIKYGLPVTILAWLVLWFWTIFGYWRFMSWPAIN, from the coding sequence ATGAAGCACCATTCGGAAGTTGCAGGAAATCCCGGAGCCGGCATATGGGCGAGCAGGCCGGGATACAAACCTGTTTTACTGTTGATCGCAGCACTCGCATTTGCAGTTTTGGTTATCCTGCCACCGCCCCAGAGCATGCTCGACCTGGTAAGCCGGGTCGATCCGTCGGGCTACAAGCTGTCCCAGGGATGCCAGACCATCACGGACAGTATCAACAAAAAGCTCCGCCCCAATGTTTCGAAACAGGAGCAGGCGGGTGAAGAGGGAACGCATGGTTCCGGAGAGTTACTCACAAATGAAGACACGGCGCGGATGGCTAAAGTCATGCTGGCCATCTTTGTTGTGGCCGTATTTCTCTGGGGAACGGAAGCCCTGCCCATCGGCGCGACGGATCTTCTGGTGGGCGTGTTTTTGTATCTGTTCGCCATACTGCCCATCAACGACATCTCGAAGGCTTACATGACGGACGCCGTGTTTTTCATCTTCGGGATCCTCGTTGTGGCCGTCGGTGTCGGGAAGACGGGTCTGGACAAACGCATAGGCCTGATTCTGCTAAGCCGCATCAAAAACGCCAAGGCTTTTTCATTCTTCTTTCTGCCGTTCCTCCCGATGGCGGCCAGCTTCCTCTCCGAGCACGCGCTTGTAGCGCTTCTCATTCCCGTACTTATGGGCGTGTATAAGGTGACGTGTAAGATAAACGGCGTCGAGAAAGACCGGGCCCTGGCCGTTTTCCTGTTGCTCGGTATCTGCTTCGCAGCGAATCATGGAGGTCCGGGATCGCCCGCGGCAGGGGGAAGAAACGCGATCATGGTAGGCTACCTGATGGACTACGGAACTAGCATTTCCTTCCTGAGCTGGATGAAGTATGGAATGCCTTTTGTGCCGGTGACGGCGCTGTTTATTGGCGCTTACATGTATATTCGCTGCAAGCCGAAACTCCGGGTTCCGGACTTCAATCCCAGTGAAATCGTGAAAGCGGAAGTGGCCAGAATGCCCAAATTCGGGGGAAAAGAGGCCTTGATGGCCATCATTTTGGTCCTTCTGGTGGCGGCGTGGGTCATCCTCGGCGAAGAGTCCGGTCTCGGGGGACCTACCCTGTACGCCGTCATGGCTATGTTCCTGTGCCGTATTATCACCTGGGACGATATCCAGGAAGGTGTGGCCCTTGACGTGGTCGGACTGTACGCTGCGGCCTCCGCCATGGGAGTCGGCCTCAAGTTTACCGGCGGCGCACTTTGGATGGCCGAAGGCTTTGTGAACCTTTTGCCGGATTTCATGTCCAAAGGAGACATGCTGGCCGTGGGGGTGAGTATACTTACCGGAACCATGACCAACTTCATGAGCGACGGCGCCACGGTGGCCGCGTTGGGGCCCATCGTCCTTCCCATGGCCACCCTGGCTCAGGTTCACGTGTGGAAGGTCGGTCTGGCATGCGCGTTTTCGTCTTCCTTTGCCAACTTCCTGGTAGTGGGCACTCCCAACAACGCCATTGCCTTCGGCATGGGAAGAGATCCGGAGACCGGGGAGAGGCTGTTGAGCGTAATGGATTTTATTAAATACGGCCTGCCCGTAACGATTCTTGCGTGGCTTGTTCTCTGGTTCTGGACCATTTTCGGATACTGGCGGTTCATGTCGTGGCCCGCAATTAACTAG
- a CDS encoding GHKL domain-containing protein → MKTSLYISLQRKMMFITSLVSLAPILILGGTIFYQFSQMYREKIEEQIEYRARTQAEALDLFLKERTAILAAMADTHSFQYMSEGKHLSEIFEVMNRRAGAFVDLGIIDSAGQHLAYVGPYDLVGLNYYQQPWFGEVVSKGIYISDVYLGYRRLPHFIIAVRRQENQNTWILRATIDPDIFGNIVRAGRAGKTGDAYIINKEGIFQTDRRFGSGILTSSDLDPSRFGSRTTIIEKRNGLGENRLYAGTWLENGKWLSVISQEITEEMSGLFATRNAVIAIIVCGILAIVATTFITTRLTLNRFREADKKLNELNAQLVQSDKLAALGKMAAGVAHEINNPLAVILQKTGWMEDLLTEEEFQGSKNLKEYITSVKKIEEHVDRARKVVHGMLGYARRMEPKLEDVDVNQVIVQTISLLDYVARLRNIRIQTELAQDMPVTASDQAQLQQVFFNLITNAIDAIEKDGWVRITTRKDDSNIQVDIEDNGPGMSDDIQKRVFDPFFTTKEPGKGTGLGLWVTYNIMEKMGGHVTVKSRKGEGTTFSVNIPMVVPQKK, encoded by the coding sequence ATGAAGACATCATTGTACATCAGCCTTCAGAGAAAGATGATGTTCATAACCTCGCTGGTCTCCCTGGCGCCGATCCTAATCCTGGGAGGCACCATCTTCTACCAGTTCAGCCAGATGTACAGAGAGAAGATCGAGGAGCAGATCGAGTACAGGGCGAGAACACAGGCAGAGGCTTTGGATTTGTTTCTGAAAGAGCGAACCGCCATTCTAGCGGCTATGGCGGACACGCATTCCTTCCAGTATATGTCTGAAGGAAAACATCTTTCGGAAATCTTCGAAGTGATGAATCGTCGGGCCGGCGCTTTCGTTGACCTCGGCATCATCGACAGCGCCGGCCAGCATCTCGCCTACGTAGGGCCTTACGACCTTGTAGGATTGAACTACTATCAACAGCCGTGGTTTGGCGAAGTGGTGAGCAAGGGCATCTACATCAGCGACGTCTATTTGGGATATCGCCGGTTGCCTCATTTCATTATCGCGGTTCGCCGGCAGGAGAACCAAAACACCTGGATCCTCCGGGCCACCATAGATCCCGACATCTTCGGGAACATTGTCAGAGCCGGGCGCGCCGGGAAAACGGGAGACGCGTACATCATCAACAAGGAAGGGATCTTCCAGACCGATCGGCGTTTCGGCAGTGGTATCCTGACCTCCTCGGATCTGGACCCGTCCCGATTCGGCTCGCGAACCACGATAATCGAGAAGAGAAACGGACTCGGTGAGAATCGCCTGTACGCGGGCACCTGGCTGGAAAACGGCAAATGGCTTTCCGTCATCAGCCAGGAAATTACCGAGGAGATGAGCGGTCTCTTTGCCACCCGAAACGCCGTCATCGCGATCATCGTTTGTGGTATTCTGGCGATCGTTGCGACCACGTTTATCACGACCCGCTTGACCCTCAACCGGTTTCGGGAGGCGGACAAGAAGTTGAACGAGTTGAACGCGCAACTCGTCCAGTCCGACAAGCTGGCCGCCCTGGGGAAAATGGCGGCGGGCGTGGCTCATGAAATCAACAATCCGCTGGCGGTGATACTGCAGAAAACCGGTTGGATGGAGGATTTACTGACCGAAGAGGAGTTCCAGGGCAGCAAGAACCTGAAAGAGTATATCACCTCCGTGAAAAAAATAGAGGAGCATGTGGATCGCGCCCGAAAAGTGGTGCACGGAATGCTGGGTTACGCAAGGAGGATGGAACCGAAGCTGGAGGATGTGGATGTCAACCAAGTCATCGTTCAAACCATTTCCCTTCTCGACTACGTCGCCCGGCTCAGAAACATCCGGATCCAGACGGAATTGGCCCAGGACATGCCCGTAACCGCAAGCGATCAAGCACAGCTCCAGCAGGTATTTTTCAATCTCATCACCAACGCCATTGATGCTATAGAGAAGGATGGATGGGTCCGAATCACCACGCGTAAGGACGACTCCAATATCCAAGTGGATATCGAAGATAACGGCCCCGGCATGTCGGATGATATCCAAAAGAGGGTATTCGATCCGTTTTTCACCACCAAAGAGCCCGGCAAAGGCACCGGTTTAGGGCTGTGGGTCACCTATAACATCATGGAAAAGATGGGCGGCCACGTGACGGTAAAAAGCAGGAAAGGCGAAGGCACAACATTTTCGGTTAACATCCCGATGGTTGTTCCTCAGAAAAAATAG
- a CDS encoding response regulator codes for MDSFRVLVVDDEEDFLETLVNRLQKRSIDTVGVKSGEEAVQNVKGKLFDVILLDIKMPGGMDGIEALREIKKIQPLAEVILLTGHASIETSIEGMKLGAFDYLLKPVKLEELLTKMAQAFEKKDAHDQKIRKARLKELMRFPGRVFDHEKEDK; via the coding sequence ATGGATTCCTTTAGGGTTCTGGTTGTTGACGATGAAGAGGATTTCCTTGAAACGCTGGTCAATCGCCTGCAGAAAAGAAGTATCGACACCGTCGGAGTCAAAAGCGGAGAAGAGGCCGTGCAAAATGTGAAGGGCAAACTCTTCGATGTGATCCTGCTGGATATCAAGATGCCGGGCGGTATGGACGGTATCGAAGCGCTCAGGGAGATCAAGAAGATCCAACCTCTCGCTGAAGTGATTCTCCTTACCGGCCACGCTTCAATAGAGACCAGCATCGAAGGAATGAAGCTCGGCGCATTCGATTATCTTTTAAAGCCGGTCAAACTGGAAGAACTCTTGACCAAGATGGCGCAGGCCTTTGAAAAAAAGGACGCCCATGACCAGAAGATCCGAAAGGCTCGACTCAAAGAGCTGATGAGATTTCCGGGCAGAGTGTTCGACCACGAAAAAGAAGATAAATAG
- a CDS encoding response regulator — MQEMKMMLVDDEERFLATTKKLLSKKGIEAETALSGVEALEKLSSQNIHVVILDVKMPGMDGIETLKEIKKRFPMVEVIMLTGHATVESAVVGLKSGASDYLMKPTDLDVLLAKAKAAFEKRQHLEEKIRVAQTRSSMKSALEILRETK; from the coding sequence ATGCAGGAAATGAAAATGATGTTGGTCGATGACGAGGAACGGTTTCTTGCTACAACAAAGAAACTGCTCTCGAAAAAAGGCATCGAAGCGGAAACCGCGCTCAGCGGCGTCGAGGCGCTTGAAAAACTGAGCTCACAAAACATACATGTGGTGATTCTCGATGTCAAAATGCCCGGCATGGACGGCATCGAGACATTGAAAGAGATAAAAAAGCGATTTCCCATGGTTGAAGTCATCATGCTGACGGGTCACGCCACTGTTGAATCAGCCGTTGTAGGGTTGAAGTCCGGGGCTTCGGACTATTTGATGAAACCCACGGATCTCGATGTACTCCTCGCCAAGGCGAAAGCAGCGTTCGAGAAGAGGCAACACCTCGAGGAAAAAATTCGCGTGGCCCAAACCCGATCGTCCATGAAATCCGCCTTGGAAATACTGAGAGAAACGAAATAG
- a CDS encoding response regulator transcription factor translates to MSEADRTITIIVADDHTIVRQGLSTMLEMEPGFKVIGQASNGLESVNMVERLQPDIVIMDIAMPILNGIDATRRIKQISPETKVIILSMHSHDRFINELFRIGASGYLLKNSTGPDVIKAIHAALDGGTYLSPSISRRVIEDYVTLKKQSREEELYGELSNREREVFQMIAEGRSTKEISEILCLSPNTVKTHRSNIMEKLQVDSIPKLILFAKKLKIVDI, encoded by the coding sequence ATGTCTGAGGCCGATCGCACCATTACCATTATTGTCGCGGATGACCACACCATCGTGCGGCAAGGGCTGTCTACCATGCTGGAAATGGAGCCCGGCTTCAAGGTGATCGGTCAGGCAAGTAATGGATTGGAATCCGTGAACATGGTGGAACGGCTGCAGCCGGACATCGTAATCATGGATATCGCAATGCCGATTCTGAACGGCATCGATGCAACCCGGCGCATTAAACAGATCTCTCCCGAAACCAAAGTTATCATCCTTTCCATGCACAGCCATGATCGTTTCATCAACGAGCTTTTCAGAATCGGAGCGTCCGGATACCTCCTGAAAAACTCCACCGGCCCGGACGTTATCAAAGCCATCCACGCCGCCCTGGACGGCGGTACCTATCTCAGCCCCTCCATATCGCGTCGGGTTATCGAAGACTACGTGACGTTGAAAAAGCAGTCGAGAGAGGAGGAGCTGTACGGAGAGCTTTCCAACAGGGAGCGAGAGGTGTTTCAGATGATTGCCGAGGGTCGCTCCACAAAAGAAATTTCCGAAATCCTGTGCCTGAGTCCGAACACCGTAAAGACGCATCGTTCCAATATCATGGAAAAGCTCCAGGTGGACTCCATTCCCAAATTGATCTTGTTCGCAAAGAAGCTGAAAATAGTAGATATATAG
- a CDS encoding PAS domain S-box protein → MQSAAEKKPCQKAGTVPKAVLRCWNILGCDRSQCPAFDQGDTPCWRVPDTCCTEHSGGLVVYKWELCAVCPVFKLNAEADARGWNYFVSDQVKQFTRDVVRQAFRHEVGLIQVVNNLPYGLFTVDREGVINYINPAAEQILGRSSTGLIGKQCRDVFEAELCESVCSVRNSARSERTLDNRELTIKRSDGKAIPIICSTSLLKGYDGNVIGGVVLFNDISALKRLEDDLVSSDRKYRRLFENSKDMVFITSIEGLFKDVNQAGVDLLGYDSKEELLALRSLKNLYANPAHRREFQEQIEADGFVKDLEVVLKRKDGTRLNCLVTGSAVRNPAGEIVGYEGIVKDITSRVSAVRNLQQRHQELSLLNWVALAMNMNQELDEMLMTALNKVLDALKLSMGGIFLIDRSRSTFSLNAQHGLTRSGKGENCHVLLHDELLREALFQEDFTLMPRPIYPPFTATFTNSKEGNSVNLSCFLIAAKEKAYGFLALHVPASQTITEQGLNFLGSLGNFLGAAVEEARMLQTIENHREQLKLLTAKLFSSIELERKRIARELHDETGQALTAINFTLAAIEKSLSKGPPYENLAESIVLLKHQIDHTYCELHRTSQRLHPALLCDMGLEPALDSLLQRVSEGSELEIDFRMVGFDGRLDPETETVLYRLSQEALTNTLKHAKAKKFSLHIIKSYPHIILSSEDDGMGFSESEVNAIRKGLGLVSMRERAAMMGGSFALRSIPGEGTRIRIEIPIKDNV, encoded by the coding sequence ATGCAATCTGCGGCCGAAAAGAAGCCCTGTCAGAAGGCGGGAACGGTCCCCAAAGCTGTCCTCCGGTGCTGGAACATCCTCGGATGTGACAGGTCACAATGCCCGGCTTTCGACCAGGGTGACACCCCGTGCTGGCGCGTACCGGACACCTGCTGCACGGAACACAGCGGAGGTCTCGTAGTATACAAGTGGGAGTTGTGTGCGGTCTGCCCGGTATTCAAGCTGAACGCTGAAGCGGACGCCCGTGGGTGGAATTACTTTGTGTCCGATCAGGTGAAGCAGTTTACCCGGGACGTGGTCCGACAGGCCTTTCGCCACGAGGTCGGCCTCATCCAGGTGGTTAATAACCTGCCTTACGGCCTTTTCACCGTAGATAGAGAAGGGGTAATCAATTATATAAACCCTGCCGCTGAACAAATCCTGGGGCGGTCGTCCACCGGTTTGATCGGAAAGCAATGCCGGGACGTATTTGAAGCCGAACTGTGTGAATCCGTCTGCTCGGTCAGGAACTCCGCACGATCCGAGAGAACCCTCGATAATAGAGAACTCACCATCAAGCGGTCGGATGGCAAGGCCATCCCCATTATCTGCAGCACCTCCCTCCTGAAAGGTTACGACGGGAACGTGATCGGAGGAGTGGTGCTCTTCAACGATATATCCGCTCTGAAGCGTCTGGAGGACGACCTGGTTTCTTCCGATCGGAAATATCGACGTCTGTTTGAAAATTCCAAGGACATGGTCTTCATCACTTCCATCGAGGGGCTGTTCAAGGACGTCAATCAGGCCGGCGTGGACCTCTTGGGATACGACAGCAAGGAGGAGCTGTTAGCCCTGCGTTCCCTCAAGAACTTGTACGCCAACCCGGCCCACAGAAGGGAATTTCAGGAGCAGATCGAGGCCGACGGATTTGTGAAGGATTTAGAGGTGGTTTTGAAGCGGAAGGACGGCACCCGTTTAAACTGCCTGGTAACGGGCTCCGCCGTCCGGAATCCGGCCGGCGAAATCGTAGGATACGAGGGCATCGTTAAAGATATTACCTCTCGGGTCAGCGCGGTTCGAAATCTCCAGCAGAGACATCAGGAACTGTCCCTGTTGAACTGGGTGGCCCTGGCCATGAACATGAATCAGGAATTGGACGAAATGCTCATGACCGCCCTGAATAAGGTGCTGGATGCATTAAAACTTTCCATGGGGGGCATCTTCCTGATTGACCGGTCGAGGTCTACCTTTTCTCTGAACGCTCAGCACGGCCTTACCCGGAGCGGGAAGGGCGAAAACTGTCATGTCCTGCTCCATGATGAACTGCTCAGAGAGGCCCTTTTTCAAGAAGATTTTACCCTGATGCCGAGACCCATCTATCCTCCTTTCACAGCCACTTTCACGAATTCAAAGGAAGGCAACTCGGTCAACCTCTCCTGCTTTTTGATCGCTGCAAAGGAAAAGGCCTATGGTTTTCTGGCGTTACATGTACCCGCCAGCCAGACTATCACGGAGCAGGGGCTGAACTTTCTGGGGTCTTTGGGGAACTTTTTGGGCGCGGCCGTTGAAGAAGCGCGAATGCTTCAAACCATTGAAAACCATCGTGAACAGCTCAAACTGCTCACGGCAAAGCTGTTCAGCTCGATCGAACTCGAGCGGAAACGAATCGCGCGCGAACTGCACGACGAAACCGGTCAAGCCTTGACGGCCATTAACTTTACTCTGGCGGCCATCGAAAAGAGCCTGTCGAAAGGTCCTCCCTACGAAAATCTGGCGGAGAGCATCGTGTTGCTCAAACATCAGATCGACCACACCTACTGTGAATTGCATCGTACATCGCAGCGGCTTCATCCGGCGTTGTTATGCGACATGGGCCTCGAACCTGCGTTGGACTCGTTGTTGCAGCGAGTGTCGGAAGGCAGTGAGTTGGAAATCGATTTCAGGATGGTGGGGTTCGATGGTCGGCTGGATCCCGAAACGGAGACAGTGCTGTACAGGTTATCCCAGGAAGCTCTGACCAATACGCTCAAACACGCCAAAGCGAAGAAATTCAGCCTGCATATCATCAAGAGCTACCCTCATATCATCCTGTCATCGGAAGACGATGGGATGGGATTTAGCGAGAGTGAAGTAAACGCCATCAGGAAGGGCCTCGGCCTGGTTTCCATGCGTGAGCGAGCCGCCATGATGGGAGGCAGTTTTGCGTTGCGCTCGATCCCGGGAGAGGGGACTCGGATCCGAATCGAAATACCCATTAAAGACAATGTCTGA
- a CDS encoding dihydropteroate synthase, translating into MISKKIGGAVDRRDPEPIRELARLQAEAGADYLDLNLGPLTKKPGETARWIANTVQEAVDLPLCIDTLNPVALEAVLEVCKKTPMINSANGTQRSKETILPLARKFSADVIMMTINDEGMAIDPDERLEMAMELVEEANSMDIPSDKVWVDAVLMPACVNQEDILRYFEFVKMFPEALPEAKTITGLSNISSCGTPTDVRGLLNRTFFVMLNRYGHSAVIADVLDKELIQLNQGGLPDLETLIHRAMDQETIDMGSLSETEINYVKTVNLLMGNQLYSHSWLEE; encoded by the coding sequence ATGATTTCCAAAAAAATTGGCGGCGCCGTCGATAGACGGGATCCGGAACCGATTCGGGAACTGGCGCGTCTGCAGGCCGAAGCCGGTGCGGATTATCTGGACTTGAATCTGGGTCCCCTGACCAAAAAACCCGGGGAAACAGCTCGATGGATCGCCAACACCGTACAGGAAGCAGTGGACCTTCCCCTATGTATCGACACGCTCAATCCGGTGGCCCTGGAAGCAGTATTGGAAGTCTGTAAAAAGACTCCGATGATCAATTCAGCCAACGGAACCCAAAGAAGCAAGGAAACCATCCTCCCCCTTGCCCGGAAATTCTCCGCTGATGTGATCATGATGACCATTAACGACGAGGGTATGGCCATCGACCCTGATGAGCGCTTGGAAATGGCCATGGAACTTGTCGAGGAAGCCAATAGCATGGATATCCCCAGCGACAAGGTCTGGGTCGACGCCGTGCTTATGCCCGCCTGTGTGAATCAGGAGGACATCCTGCGCTATTTCGAATTCGTCAAAATGTTTCCCGAGGCATTGCCTGAAGCAAAAACCATAACCGGTCTGTCCAACATCTCGAGTTGCGGCACGCCCACCGACGTGCGCGGCCTGCTAAACCGGACCTTTTTTGTCATGCTCAACCGCTACGGCCATTCCGCCGTCATTGCCGATGTGTTGGACAAGGAACTGATTCAACTGAATCAGGGGGGGCTGCCTGATCTGGAAACGCTTATTCATCGCGCGATGGATCAGGAAACCATCGATATGGGAAGCCTTTCCGAGACAGAAATAAACTATGTCAAAACGGTCAATCTGCTCATGGGAAATCAGTTGTATTCACATTCATGGTTGGAGGAATAA
- a CDS encoding acetyl-CoA decarbonylase/synthase complex subunit delta, whose product MDFEIPKEAYKSSVMEVILGGGSHALKIGGETAPAFHFFEGTWPNPPRFAFEVFDMQPTDWDATLLDYYQDVIHSPSEWARKCVHAYGAEIVCLQMVSTDPIEKDTSPAEAADLVKSVSEAVDVPIIVYGTGAEAKDAQVLTKVAEVCAGKNLFLGPALKSNLDAIGEAALAFGHGVVVQTAMELPVAKELNMKLVKKGFPADKIIYDPLNPPLGYGMEYAYSVMEREKLAAASFGDPNLRMPLLANMGKGCWETKEARESGEKGILWEAMTGLSYLLAGANILILRHPEVYKTLKKICRGE is encoded by the coding sequence ATGGATTTTGAAATTCCCAAGGAAGCATACAAGTCCTCGGTGATGGAGGTCATACTGGGAGGTGGCTCGCATGCTCTCAAAATCGGAGGCGAAACCGCGCCCGCTTTCCATTTCTTCGAAGGAACCTGGCCCAATCCGCCGAGATTCGCTTTTGAAGTCTTTGATATGCAACCCACGGATTGGGACGCTACCCTCCTGGACTACTATCAGGACGTCATTCACAGCCCATCGGAGTGGGCCCGAAAATGTGTGCATGCCTACGGCGCCGAGATCGTATGCCTCCAGATGGTCAGCACGGATCCCATTGAAAAGGATACATCGCCGGCGGAAGCGGCCGATCTTGTCAAAAGCGTTTCCGAAGCTGTCGACGTCCCGATTATTGTCTACGGAACGGGCGCTGAAGCTAAGGACGCCCAGGTCTTGACGAAGGTGGCCGAGGTTTGCGCGGGGAAAAACCTTTTCCTGGGCCCTGCCTTGAAAAGCAACCTGGACGCGATTGGAGAGGCCGCTCTTGCGTTCGGTCACGGCGTGGTTGTTCAGACGGCCATGGAACTCCCCGTGGCGAAAGAGTTGAACATGAAACTCGTAAAGAAGGGCTTCCCGGCGGACAAAATCATATATGACCCGCTAAACCCTCCCCTGGGCTATGGAATGGAATACGCCTATTCCGTCATGGAGAGAGAAAAACTGGCCGCCGCGTCTTTCGGTGACCCGAATCTCCGGATGCCGCTGTTGGCCAACATGGGCAAAGGATGCTGGGAAACCAAAGAGGCCAGGGAAAGCGGAGAAAAAGGGATCCTCTGGGAGGCCATGACAGGCCTTTCGTATCTTCTGGCCGGAGCAAACATTTTGATACTAAGACACCCCGAGGTCTACAAGACCTTAAAGAAAATATGTCGAGGTGAATGA